A genomic region of Streptomyces sp. R33 contains the following coding sequences:
- a CDS encoding helix-turn-helix domain-containing protein has product MTTVAPESDVRRHELAEFLRSRRERITPEQVGLPRGRRRRTPGLRREEVAQLSAVGVTWYTWLEQAREIQVSPQVLDALARALLLDSSERTHLFALAGSLDPTPHAPCPSVTPALRAMLDRLGPIPACIQNSRYDILAYNATYGRLLCDLDALPPEDRNCLWLAFTNADWRASMADVAEVNRTIVAKFRAAMAEHLAEPAWKALLARLDAESAEFRELWARHEVVGQGGRTKYIRNGHVGLLHLEHTNLWLGPAAGPRLVTMVPVDEESRARLERLERLEHLEPATV; this is encoded by the coding sequence ATGACCACTGTGGCCCCCGAGAGCGACGTACGCCGGCACGAACTGGCCGAATTCCTGCGCAGCCGCCGAGAGCGGATCACCCCCGAGCAGGTGGGGCTGCCCCGCGGCCGCCGCCGGCGCACCCCGGGGCTGCGCCGCGAAGAGGTCGCCCAGCTCTCCGCTGTCGGTGTCACCTGGTACACCTGGCTGGAGCAGGCCCGCGAGATCCAGGTCTCCCCGCAGGTCCTGGACGCGCTGGCGCGCGCCCTGCTGCTGGACTCCAGTGAGCGTACGCACCTGTTCGCACTGGCCGGCAGCCTCGATCCGACCCCGCACGCGCCGTGCCCGAGCGTGACCCCGGCGCTGCGGGCGATGCTCGACCGGCTCGGGCCGATCCCGGCCTGCATCCAGAACAGCCGGTACGACATCCTCGCGTACAACGCCACGTACGGACGGTTGCTGTGCGACCTGGACGCGCTGCCGCCCGAGGACCGCAACTGCCTGTGGCTGGCGTTCACCAACGCGGACTGGCGGGCGTCGATGGCCGACGTCGCCGAGGTGAACCGCACCATCGTGGCCAAGTTCCGGGCGGCGATGGCGGAACACCTCGCCGAGCCCGCCTGGAAGGCCCTGCTGGCGCGGCTGGATGCGGAGTCGGCCGAGTTCCGGGAGCTGTGGGCCCGGCACGAGGTGGTGGGCCAGGGCGGCAGGACGAAGTACATCCGCAATGGGCACGTCGGCCTGCTGCACCTGGAGCACACCAACCTGTGGCTCGGGCCGGCGGCGGGCCCGCGCCTGGTGACGATGGTGCCGGTCGACGAGGAGAGCCGCGCCCGCCTGGAGCGGCTGGAGCGGCTGGAGCACCTCGAGCCGGCCACCGTCTGA